A stretch of the Streptosporangium sp. NBC_01755 genome encodes the following:
- a CDS encoding RNA polymerase sigma factor yields the protein MNTQSVLCGSEVPVSDQPTIEAVLAGDQAAWDALVTRFTGPLWSAVRAYDLSPADAADAVQGTWLRLLESLHTIRDPDRIGPWLFTTAKREASLLRRRHRGERLVADPVDTGHARSTPADAGHVHADPALAVLTADESRRLWQAVDEMHEPCRSLFRLMATAPDAGVHQLAGRLGMPSGSYGPTRGRCLNRLRTMLTTREATP from the coding sequence GTGAACACTCAGAGTGTCCTATGTGGCTCGGAGGTGCCGGTGAGCGACCAGCCCACGATCGAGGCCGTCCTGGCCGGCGACCAGGCGGCCTGGGACGCGCTGGTCACCCGCTTCACCGGCCCGCTGTGGTCGGCGGTGCGCGCCTACGACCTGAGCCCGGCGGACGCCGCCGACGCGGTGCAGGGCACGTGGCTACGGCTGCTCGAAAGCCTGCACACCATTCGTGACCCGGACCGGATCGGCCCCTGGCTGTTCACCACTGCCAAGCGCGAGGCGTCCCTGCTCCGCCGGCGGCACCGGGGCGAACGGCTGGTCGCCGACCCGGTGGACACCGGGCACGCGCGTTCCACACCGGCCGACGCCGGGCACGTCCACGCCGATCCGGCGCTGGCCGTGCTGACCGCCGACGAGAGCCGCCGTCTGTGGCAGGCCGTCGACGAGATGCACGAGCCGTGCCGCTCGCTGTTCCGGCTGATGGCCACCGCCCCAGACGCGGGCGTCCACCAGCTGGCCGGGCGCCTGGGCATGCCCAGCGGCAGCTACGGTCCCACCCGAGGTCGCTGCCTGAACCGACTACGCACCATGCTCACCACCCGGGAGGCGACACCGTGA
- a CDS encoding S8 family peptidase, with amino-acid sequence MDNDIERVEPIPGSPALIRKGQLLTDASGMAATARWADAVTETQGIYRVRLSSGVDVCDLVASVRERGFPASPNHVLTGQPLYFGGPASRPFPSPALPMPEPAADGPATTAVTVALADTGLASHPWWRKSPWFLEQGQDSAEVPDSDGDGELDLQAGHGTFITGLLLRSAPAARPLPIRMLSGHGIGDEAGLLHVLERLRAEPPRVLNLSFGGHTFDDGPSPLVEAALAELAGTVTVACAGNTASDRPFWPAASPRVIAVGALDAAERDRAPFSAYGPWVDACARGEWLSSTFLEHGAFRGYACWSGTSFAAALVSGAIAAASADRPSQEAVEHVLAPAGARRIPDLGVVVPTPG; translated from the coding sequence ATGGACAACGATATCGAACGGGTCGAACCCATCCCCGGATCGCCCGCTCTGATCAGAAAAGGTCAGCTGCTGACCGACGCCTCGGGCATGGCGGCCACCGCCCGCTGGGCCGACGCCGTCACCGAGACCCAAGGGATCTACCGGGTACGGCTCTCGTCGGGCGTGGACGTCTGCGACCTGGTGGCATCGGTACGGGAGCGGGGATTTCCCGCCTCCCCCAACCACGTGCTGACAGGCCAGCCGCTCTACTTCGGAGGCCCGGCCTCCCGCCCCTTCCCCAGCCCCGCCCTCCCGATGCCCGAGCCCGCCGCGGACGGGCCCGCCACGACCGCCGTGACGGTGGCACTGGCCGACACGGGCCTGGCGTCGCACCCGTGGTGGCGAAAGAGCCCATGGTTTCTGGAGCAGGGACAGGACTCCGCAGAGGTGCCCGACTCGGACGGTGACGGCGAGTTGGACCTCCAGGCGGGGCACGGCACGTTCATCACCGGACTGCTCCTGCGGTCGGCCCCGGCGGCGAGGCCGCTGCCGATCCGGATGCTGAGCGGCCACGGCATCGGGGACGAGGCCGGACTGCTACACGTCCTGGAGCGGCTCAGGGCCGAACCACCCCGGGTGCTCAACCTGTCCTTCGGCGGTCACACCTTCGACGACGGGCCCTCCCCGCTGGTGGAGGCCGCCCTGGCGGAACTGGCCGGCACGGTCACGGTGGCCTGCGCGGGCAACACCGCCTCGGACCGCCCCTTCTGGCCCGCCGCCTCGCCCAGGGTGATCGCCGTCGGAGCACTGGACGCGGCGGAGCGGGACAGGGCCCCGTTCTCGGCGTACGGCCCGTGGGTCGACGCGTGTGCCCGCGGCGAGTGGCTGTCCAGCACCTTCCTCGAACACGGCGCGTTCCGCGGCTACGCGTGCTGGAGCGGGACCTCCTTCGCCGCCGCCCTGGTGAGCGGGGCGATCGCCGCGGCGTCCGCGGACCGGCCGTCGCAGGAGGCCGTGGAACACGTCCTCGCCCCGGCGGGAGCCAGGCGGATCCCCGATTTGGGAGTCGTCGTGCCCACACCCGGCTAA